The proteins below are encoded in one region of Stigmatopora argus isolate UIUO_Sarg chromosome 2, RoL_Sarg_1.0, whole genome shotgun sequence:
- the pop4 gene encoding ribonuclease P protein subunit p29 isoform X2 — MDGAVVHTPIPGDLVKVLGVEPKTVYKAETFTQAFLKNNTSAHDTKSVLILEYSKAKKKKLTKTKPKGINAHQKKELKIFHIKSEHQRYELFSPLHELWKQYIFDLCNGLNPTSSPESVQKKLLKADFHGAIIIVIQSKCPSYVGTTGIIIQEFKHVFKIITKQDRMKVIPKRNSVFKVEINGFISYIYGNKFEHRASERSAKKFKIGGTIDL; from the exons ATGGATG GAGCAGTGGTGCATACCCCAATCCCTGGTGACCTTGTAAAAGTTCTTGGTGTTGAG CCTAAGACTGTTTACAAAGCTGAGACTTTCACCCAAGCATTCCTGAAGAACAACACCTCGGCCCATGATACAAAAAGTGTTCTCATCTTGGAGTACTCtaaggcaaagaaaaaaaaactcactaaaACGAAACCCAAAGGAATAAATGCTCACCAGAAAAAGGAATTGAAGATCTTCCACATCAAAAGTGAACACCAGAG GTATGAGCTTTTTTCACCTTTGCATGAACTCTggaaacaatatatttttgatCTCTGCAATGGACTTAATCCAACAAG CAGTCCAGAGTCTGTGCAGAAGAAACTATTGAAGGCGGACTTTCATGGTGCCATCATCATTG TGATTCAGTCCAAATGCCCTTCTTATGTAGGCACTACAGGAATTATCATTCAGGAgtttaaacatgttttcaaaATCATTACAAAGCAAGACAGAATGAAAG TAATCCCTAAAAGGAACAGCGTATTTAAAGTGGAGATTAATGGCTTCATCTCTTACATCTATGGAAACAAGTTTGAGCACCGAGCCAGCGAACGCTCGGCAAAGAAGTTCAAAATCGGTGGAACCATTGACTTGTGA
- the pop4 gene encoding ribonuclease P protein subunit p29 isoform X1 codes for MAVELHVCPAAVHYKWLHTPCFAETRMAPKTVYKAETFTQAFLKNNTSAHDTKSVLILEYSKAKKKKLTKTKPKGINAHQKKELKIFHIKSEHQRYELFSPLHELWKQYIFDLCNGLNPTSSPESVQKKLLKADFHGAIIIVIQSKCPSYVGTTGIIIQEFKHVFKIITKQDRMKVIPKRNSVFKVEINGFISYIYGNKFEHRASERSAKKFKIGGTIDL; via the exons ATGGCCGTGGAGCTTCACGTTTGTCCTGCAGCAGTGCATTACAAGTGGCTTCACACACCATGTTTTGCTGAAACTAGGATGGCT CCTAAGACTGTTTACAAAGCTGAGACTTTCACCCAAGCATTCCTGAAGAACAACACCTCGGCCCATGATACAAAAAGTGTTCTCATCTTGGAGTACTCtaaggcaaagaaaaaaaaactcactaaaACGAAACCCAAAGGAATAAATGCTCACCAGAAAAAGGAATTGAAGATCTTCCACATCAAAAGTGAACACCAGAG GTATGAGCTTTTTTCACCTTTGCATGAACTCTggaaacaatatatttttgatCTCTGCAATGGACTTAATCCAACAAG CAGTCCAGAGTCTGTGCAGAAGAAACTATTGAAGGCGGACTTTCATGGTGCCATCATCATTG TGATTCAGTCCAAATGCCCTTCTTATGTAGGCACTACAGGAATTATCATTCAGGAgtttaaacatgttttcaaaATCATTACAAAGCAAGACAGAATGAAAG TAATCCCTAAAAGGAACAGCGTATTTAAAGTGGAGATTAATGGCTTCATCTCTTACATCTATGGAAACAAGTTTGAGCACCGAGCCAGCGAACGCTCGGCAAAGAAGTTCAAAATCGGTGGAACCATTGACTTGTGA